The stretch of DNA CCGCTCAAAGGCGCGCGCTGCGGTGGTGGTATTCAGTGCGGTATAGCGCATGCCCAGCCCACCGGCCATCGGAGAGGACAGCAGCGCCCGGTGCAGCGCCTCCGCCCGCTGGTCCGGGTGGCGATATTGCAGCGCCACCTCTTCCGCCACCACCCGCATCATGGGCGAGAGCATCATCAGGTCATAGGGAGGCAATTGGTTATCGGCAGGCGGCTCGTCGAACAACAGTTCGCCGGAAAGGACCTGATCAAGGTCCCGGGAGGAAGGCGCCTGCACCCACTCAGGCAGGGGCTCCATGTGGCTGCAGGCGCCGAGCAGCAGAACAAAGGCCGCAGGGGCCCAAGGTATGCGCATCGAGACACCTCTCGCAATCACCGTCAGATTCGGAGGAAGCCCGGATCTGCATTTCAGTGTACCGGTACTAAGACAGTTTAGCGGAGAAAATGTTCGCCCGGTACACAACCTCTGCCCGGGTCATCGGCTAAACCGGTCCCTCGCCGACCCCGGTTGTCTGAGGTGATTGCGCTAGGCCAGTTGACGCTCCAATGCCCGCCGGCTGTCGTGGGCCGCCTGCAGGGAAAAGCTCAGGGGGTAGCCATACAGCGGGTGATAGACCGCCTGAGGTGTCCGGGGCTTGCGGTACAGCTCCGCCTCGATCCAGCGGAAATAGTCATCCACGGTGCCCACCTCGGCGGTCGAGCAGGCCTTGCCGGTGCCCAGCTCGTGCGCCGACACAACCGCGCCGGCCGCCACTCTGACCCGGATGTCGTTGCATCCTACCGAGCCGCATCGGCTGAGCGTGAATTGATAGGCATCGAACCCGCTCATCTGCCAGAGCTGCCAGTGTGTGTGGAGCGCCTCTTCCGGGCTGGCACTCACATCCCGGACGCGACGCCGGAGCTCCAACAGCGCCTCTGGCTCCCGAGCCTGGCCGTTGGACGCAATGTTCATGGAAATCATCACTTTGTGCATCATGCATCACTCCCCTGTGTCAGAAACTGAAAGGCCCTTCTAGCGACTCCGGCTCATCCCAGTCGCGCGCCCAGATGTCATTGCCGTGCAGGTAGTACACGGTATCGCCATGCATCCGGCTGCGGTCACTGCCGCCCCCCATGGGATACTCATAACCAGAGCCGGTCGCCGACTCCACGATCAAGGGTTCCCGAGTCTCCAGCGTGGCCTGGGTACCGGTCAGCTCGTTGACCTCAAACAAAAACAGTCCGGAATCCAGCCAGCGGTAACCGTCGCGGCGGGTCACCGGAACAGTAAAGCGCAACTGATCCGTGCCGACCGGGAGGAAATTGAACGCCCGCAGGTCGGTCAGCGCCTCGCTCCAACTCCCGGAGCCACCCAACTCAACGGCCTCGACGCTGACCGGGTTCAGGTCATCGCGCACATCAAACAGTTCAACTTTCACCCCGCCGAAACCGCCGTTTTCATCGGCCTCCTGACCCACGGACACCAGGTATCCCTCACCCACGGGGTGCAGGTAATTGGACACACCCGGAATCTCCAGTTCCCCGAGCACCGAGGGGTTTTCATTATCTGAGACATCCAGCACATACAGCGGGTCGATGCGTTCAAAGGTGACGATATAGGCCCGGTCCCCCAGAAAACGGACGGCGTAGATATCCTCCCCCGGCTTGCCGATCGGCGCCGGCTGGGCATCATTGGGCAGCCTTGCCACCACGTCCAGGGTGCGACTGTCGGAATCAGACGCTTCTTTCAGCACATGCAGAAAGTGCTCCGGGTCGCTCCAGTCCTCCCACACGGTGGTCACCACCCGCAGGTAACCCTGCGCCTCGTCCATGCTGAAGGAGGGGTCCGACCAGTTCAGTTGTCCCGGTACCAGCCCGGTGCCCCGATAGCGGATGTCTCCCCCGGCAATGGCAAACTTGTGCAGCCCGGTTTTCTCCTCCCGCCATAGTCCGGCACGGGTTCCCAGATAAAGGCTGTCCAGTGACATGTACAGCCCGCTCAAATGCGCGTTGACACAGACAGCGCTCACCAGACGTTGCTCCCGTAGATTGAAGGCGCTCACGGTCACTATGTCGGCGAAACCTTCATCGGGGTTCAATGTTTCCGGCAAATAGCAGTCCCCTTCACTCACCAGCGGCTGCTCCGGCGCCTCATCCACGCGATAGCCGGGCAGCAGATCAGACATCGGGGTGGAGCTGATCAAGCGTTCGTTGTTCTGACGCGCTTCATCGGTACCCGCATAGGGCTCCAGCCCCTCAATGTAAGGGCTGCTGCGGGACACCAGGTACAGCACATCGCCGATCTTCCGACTGTTGAGCAGCGTCCCCTCCACTTCCAGAGACCAGCGGATCGAAGGGTTCTCCGGCGACTGGACGTCCACCAGCTCGACCCGGGTATGGCCCTCCTGCAGCGCAATCTCCGGCATGCCCATCCAGCCCCAGCCGCCGTAGTAATAACGGCTGTCACTGAGGGCCACGACCGCCTCGGTGGCGTCACCGTCTTCCAGGGTATAAAGCTGGGACAGCACCAGGGGCGAGTCGGCGTCCCGTTCGAGCTCATAGCGCATGATGTAAGTGGCTCTGGCCTGTTCCGGGTCCGTTTCATAGATGCGCAGCGCCTGAACCGGCGGCGGCTCCGGCACTGACCCGTCATCACCGGCCGCCTCATCCAGCGCCACACTCTCGGCAAATCGGTGATAGCTGTACTGGGGTGACTCGGCAACAAAGAGGTAACGGCCGTCATACTTCAACCGGTCCGCCTCATCCACGCCCTCGACGTGCACGTTGGTGCGGGAATAATCGTCGCCACCCTCCGCGGCGTTGTCCGATACATCGGGCATCGCCACGCCGCCCTCTTCGGCCCAGTTATAGTCACCGGCGCGCATCTGCAAGCGCAGCCCGTTGCGCACGAACTGCGACACGGCTTCCGGTGAATGCTCATTGGTCAGCGGCTCCAGGTCGGGATCCGCCCAGCGGAGTTGACGGTAATCGGTATCGTATCGGCCCGGGCCCTCTCCATCGCCGTTTGAACCACCGCAAGCCACCAGCAGCATCGGGCTGGCCGCCAAAGCGCACAAAGTCATTGAACGAATGTTCATGCGAATCCATCCTCAAAAAAGTCGTGGGGTTTATGGCATCATCCCTTCACTCTAGCCCCACGGGCGGCCGGTTTCTGTAGCGCAACTGCGAAAGAGTGTAATTTTGTGTAACTCTGCGGCGGCTGCGGGACGAAGAGCGCCACGGCTTACAGGTTTTTACACACTCTCACAAAGGCATGACGGCTTTTTCCCGGTACAACAGGCACACTGAAGACTCGACAGCTCCGCCCGAAGGTCACGCGTGCACCTTCGGTGATAAACTCACCCCCCGAAATGAGAGTAGTATCGATCTGATGACGCGCTTAACTGACATCCTGGTCCGCGCCTGCCCTCTGGCGGCACTGCTGCTGGCATCGAGTCTGGCGTCGCCCAGCCTGGCGGACGACGACGCGGGGCACTGCGAACACAGCAGCGCCCGCTGTGTCGCGACCGGCACCTGGGACATCCAGTTGGCGCTGGGCGCCGGACTGCGCACCAACCCGATCGCCGGCGCCGATGATGTGCCGCTGGTGCTGATTCCCCAGGTCACCTATTACGGCAAGCGATTCTTCTTTGACAACCTGGACCTGGGCTACACCCTGGTCGATCGGCGGGACTGGATGGTGAACCTGTTGATCACCCCCAGCGGTGATGGCCTGTACTTCTTTGAGGACGACTGGGGCCGCTTTTTTCTCCAGGGCGGATTGAACACCCTGGGCGCCAACTTCAGCCCGGCGCCCGATGCGCCCACCGAACCCCCGGCGGTCGCCGATGAGGACGCGTTCGAGGGCCCGCAGGAGGATCAGCGGGAGCAGGAAAGCCCGGCCCCGGCCAACCCCGAACCCACGCAGGTATCACCGCCCCCGCTCCGGGACCGGAATATCGCCGCCCTGGCCGGAGTGGAAACCTCCGGTGACTTCGGCCGGTTTCAGTGGCAGCTCCAGGCGCTGTCCGATGTCAGTGGTGTGCACAATGGCGAAGAGCTCCGGTTTGCAGTCAGCACCGGAACCCGCCGGGACGCCAACCAATTGGGCATCAGCCTCGGATTCAGCTGGAAAAGCGCCGAGGTGATGGAATACTATTACGGCGTCACCCAGGGGGAATCGAGTGGTGCCCGTCCCGCCTACCGCCCCGGTAGCGGCACGGCACCCTTTGTGCGGCTGAGCTGGAACCGACCGGTAAACGAACAATGGCGTTGGCTGGCCAGCGTTCAGTACGAGCACCTGAGCGAAGCCGTTCGCCACAGCCCCCTGACTGACCAGAATAAGGTGATGCAAATCTTCGTCGGGGGCGTATACCATTTTTAAACTCGGGCAACTGAGGTGTGGCAGTACCCAAAATAACCCCATGCGCCAATCCCTGTGGATCCTGGCGGGCTGGTGTGTGGCCGGCGCCAGCGCGGCGGACAGCGCGCTGGAGCTGAAACCGAGCATCTGCGCTCTGGCGGAAAATCAGGTGCTGTGCGAGCAACG from Marinimicrobium koreense encodes:
- a CDS encoding DUF6174 domain-containing protein → MMHKVMISMNIASNGQAREPEALLELRRRVRDVSASPEEALHTHWQLWQMSGFDAYQFTLSRCGSVGCNDIRVRVAAGAVVSAHELGTGKACSTAEVGTVDDYFRWIEAELYRKPRTPQAVYHPLYGYPLSFSLQAAHDSRRALERQLA
- a CDS encoding beta-propeller domain-containing protein gives rise to the protein MNIRSMTLCALAASPMLLVACGGSNGDGEGPGRYDTDYRQLRWADPDLEPLTNEHSPEAVSQFVRNGLRLQMRAGDYNWAEEGGVAMPDVSDNAAEGGDDYSRTNVHVEGVDEADRLKYDGRYLFVAESPQYSYHRFAESVALDEAAGDDGSVPEPPPVQALRIYETDPEQARATYIMRYELERDADSPLVLSQLYTLEDGDATEAVVALSDSRYYYGGWGWMGMPEIALQEGHTRVELVDVQSPENPSIRWSLEVEGTLLNSRKIGDVLYLVSRSSPYIEGLEPYAGTDEARQNNERLISSTPMSDLLPGYRVDEAPEQPLVSEGDCYLPETLNPDEGFADIVTVSAFNLREQRLVSAVCVNAHLSGLYMSLDSLYLGTRAGLWREEKTGLHKFAIAGGDIRYRGTGLVPGQLNWSDPSFSMDEAQGYLRVVTTVWEDWSDPEHFLHVLKEASDSDSRTLDVVARLPNDAQPAPIGKPGEDIYAVRFLGDRAYIVTFERIDPLYVLDVSDNENPSVLGELEIPGVSNYLHPVGEGYLVSVGQEADENGGFGGVKVELFDVRDDLNPVSVEAVELGGSGSWSEALTDLRAFNFLPVGTDQLRFTVPVTRRDGYRWLDSGLFLFEVNELTGTQATLETREPLIVESATGSGYEYPMGGGSDRSRMHGDTVYYLHGNDIWARDWDEPESLEGPFSF
- a CDS encoding MipA/OmpV family protein, with translation MTRLTDILVRACPLAALLLASSLASPSLADDDAGHCEHSSARCVATGTWDIQLALGAGLRTNPIAGADDVPLVLIPQVTYYGKRFFFDNLDLGYTLVDRRDWMVNLLITPSGDGLYFFEDDWGRFFLQGGLNTLGANFSPAPDAPTEPPAVADEDAFEGPQEDQREQESPAPANPEPTQVSPPPLRDRNIAALAGVETSGDFGRFQWQLQALSDVSGVHNGEELRFAVSTGTRRDANQLGISLGFSWKSAEVMEYYYGVTQGESSGARPAYRPGSGTAPFVRLSWNRPVNEQWRWLASVQYEHLSEAVRHSPLTDQNKVMQIFVGGVYHF